From the Aquitalea magnusonii genome, one window contains:
- a CDS encoding VRR-NUC domain-containing protein has product MTTLTPKMAGNGVTRLEEDLQYAKLPTSEDKPYLQPKAEVAIRTPDVRLAVSKSGKTFTINARQVVMSAEIRGDERHHEYLWYYKAEVSFDMPLDPKGVPKPFLSSSERPDPNRRHSLTPFPKGMRTGFLRRPDLIIVKNKSRRWPGRATTDHDGVAHGDNLHRVVEVKFPGDTLSIKQEEAYKQIAGGADRFTLLHVIPPREKQRQAEPVKQPAPIFAPRADGIPRGENRRVPIYGPKPLPDPAFYEVWLDDAKQLVYSLAEDGKALAKDLRQAVGQLSAKVQTELKQNAPWLFTAGHWLQDRASGAWNFVNEQGQRIASWTTAQLQAAWKEIQRYTDLTLDTLRQIDWTQVLLDIGQGLLAVAVVIAGAIVVFVLGGWLVAALTALVEMGAIAWAAVATMLGGSALATAS; this is encoded by the coding sequence ATGACCACCCTGACACCTAAAATGGCCGGTAACGGCGTCACGCGATTGGAAGAAGACCTGCAATACGCCAAGCTGCCGACATCGGAAGACAAGCCCTATCTGCAACCCAAGGCAGAAGTGGCGATCCGAACACCTGACGTCCGTTTGGCAGTCAGTAAGTCGGGAAAAACCTTCACCATTAACGCTCGCCAGGTGGTGATGAGTGCCGAAATCCGGGGGGATGAGAGGCACCATGAATATTTGTGGTATTACAAGGCTGAAGTTAGTTTTGATATGCCTCTTGATCCAAAGGGCGTACCAAAGCCGTTCTTGAGCAGTTCGGAGAGGCCAGATCCAAATCGACGCCACTCACTGACACCATTCCCAAAAGGCATGCGCACGGGATTTTTGCGCCGTCCTGACTTGATCATTGTAAAGAACAAGTCACGGCGTTGGCCTGGGCGGGCTACCACTGATCACGATGGTGTGGCGCATGGTGACAATTTGCACCGCGTGGTCGAGGTCAAGTTTCCGGGAGATACCTTGAGTATTAAACAGGAAGAGGCTTACAAGCAGATCGCCGGGGGGGCCGACCGCTTTACGCTGCTGCATGTGATTCCTCCACGTGAAAAGCAAAGACAGGCCGAGCCGGTGAAACAACCTGCTCCGATATTCGCACCCAGGGCGGACGGTATCCCGCGTGGCGAGAATCGGCGGGTGCCTATTTATGGCCCGAAGCCGTTGCCCGATCCGGCTTTTTATGAAGTATGGTTGGATGATGCGAAGCAATTGGTTTATAGCTTGGCCGAGGATGGCAAGGCCTTGGCCAAGGACTTGCGTCAGGCTGTGGGGCAGCTATCGGCCAAGGTACAAACAGAGTTAAAGCAGAATGCGCCCTGGTTGTTTACCGCAGGTCATTGGCTGCAAGACAGAGCCAGCGGAGCATGGAATTTCGTTAACGAACAGGGGCAGAGAATTGCCAGTTGGACTACTGCTCAGTTGCAGGCCGCATGGAAGGAAATTCAGCGCTACACAGATCTGACCTTAGATACCTTACGCCAGATAGACTGGACGCAGGTATTGCTGGATATTGGCCAGGGCCTGCTAGCGGTCGCGGTTGTTATTGCTGGTGCAATCGTTGTGTTCGTTCTTGGCGGTTGGTTAGTAGCGGCATTAACCGCATTAGTTGAAATGGGAGCGATAGCCTGGGCTGCTGTCGCAACCATGCTTGGTGGTAGTGCTCTGGCGACAGCCTCGTAA
- a CDS encoding type VI secretion system Vgr family protein: protein MDFSSLLASFAAAFSQHQRLLTLQLDGGQIAAEQLLPHTLDGSEGVSQAYRYQLSCLSPDGNIELKSLLGVAARLGVLDADGSQVVRCGVVSRAELLGSDGGFAKYGLTIEPPFALLRLRRTSRVFQDLSVPDIVKQILAEHQANNPVFAQVQTLEFHTASANPRSYCLQYRESDFDFIVRLLHEEGYAWRFEHVDGEHPQVKLVVFDDAYSLPPAASERVRFHRSDATEEEDGLTDWSAARQVVSGAVALASFDYQPVSTQHSGDQSRIQQGRSGDALQSTLQDYDPQSLYYASDAEQLSQYAQRRQQAHDVQAKQFSGSGSVRSLLAGQWFRLDEHPLHEGDSSEQREFVVTGQTFRANNNLPGDLASSLRGLLGDSSTSNDSQNSSPFQTQITAQRRGIPLTPAYAHSTQAKPTSKGVQTATVVGPEGEEVHTDELGRIKVQFHWQRPDEHPGSGANLDDRSSCWLRVAMPSAGAGWGHQFIPRIGQEVLVDFIEGDIDRPVIVGVLYNGSHATPAFSGAGALPANKTLSGIKSKEHQGGQYNELLFDDTPGEVRAKLSSEAGKTQLNQGYLTHPRSNGKAQPRGEGFELRTDQHGAIRAGHGLLISTEAQNGASGKQLAREHAQSQLDAALSLSQSLGDTAAAQLADSMETGPDAINPDNGKDGNKDSGHLQHHAAALKAWEAGSNTDKDGKTAKDQAGQQPLLILSAPAGIASLTEQSHTISAGTNLNLIAQRDSNHTTGRRWLHNVGQHISLFVAGVKDKVALKLIAAKGKVQVQAQSDALELTADKELTITSAKGAVTLAAKEEILLTSGGGYIRLKGGNIEIHCPGTVSVKGASHALSGPASLNYRMPTFGKVYSGRFQLQNQKTGEPLIGRAYSIKQAGGRTINGYTDQEGWTMTAMSRQPEGMTLQVLEKAPSKTETLHLAGGGPHELELEMRDDVQQG from the coding sequence ATGGACTTCTCCTCCCTGCTCGCCAGCTTCGCCGCCGCCTTTTCCCAGCACCAGCGTCTGCTCACCCTGCAGCTGGATGGCGGGCAGATCGCCGCCGAGCAGTTATTGCCACACACGCTGGATGGCAGCGAGGGGGTGTCGCAAGCCTATCGCTATCAGCTCAGTTGTTTGTCGCCGGATGGCAATATCGAGCTCAAGTCGCTGCTCGGTGTGGCCGCCCGCCTGGGGGTGCTGGATGCCGATGGCAGCCAGGTGGTGCGTTGCGGGGTGGTGTCACGGGCCGAGTTGCTGGGTTCGGATGGCGGTTTTGCCAAGTACGGCCTCACCATCGAGCCGCCGTTTGCGCTGCTGCGGCTGCGTCGTACGTCGCGGGTGTTTCAGGACTTGTCGGTGCCGGACATCGTCAAGCAGATCCTGGCCGAGCATCAGGCCAATAATCCGGTGTTTGCCCAGGTACAGACGCTGGAGTTTCACACTGCCTCCGCCAACCCGCGCAGTTACTGTTTGCAATACCGCGAGAGCGATTTCGACTTCATCGTGCGCCTGCTGCACGAAGAGGGTTACGCCTGGCGTTTCGAGCATGTCGATGGTGAGCATCCGCAGGTCAAGCTGGTGGTGTTTGATGATGCGTACAGCCTGCCGCCCGCCGCCAGTGAGCGGGTGCGCTTTCACCGCAGCGATGCCACCGAGGAAGAAGACGGCCTGACGGATTGGAGCGCCGCCCGTCAGGTGGTGTCCGGTGCGGTGGCGCTGGCCAGTTTCGATTACCAGCCGGTGAGCACCCAGCACAGCGGCGATCAGAGCCGCATCCAGCAAGGCCGCAGTGGCGATGCCTTGCAATCCACCCTGCAGGATTACGACCCGCAGTCGCTGTACTACGCCAGCGATGCCGAGCAACTGAGTCAGTATGCGCAGCGGCGTCAGCAGGCGCACGATGTGCAGGCCAAGCAATTCTCTGGCAGCGGCTCAGTACGCAGCCTGCTCGCTGGCCAATGGTTCCGCCTGGATGAACATCCGCTGCACGAGGGCGACAGCAGCGAGCAGCGTGAATTCGTGGTCACCGGCCAAACCTTCCGTGCCAACAACAATCTGCCGGGTGATCTGGCCAGCAGCCTGCGCGGCTTGCTGGGAGATAGCAGCACATCAAACGACAGCCAGAACAGCAGCCCCTTCCAGACCCAGATCACCGCCCAGCGCCGCGGCATTCCGCTCACCCCGGCTTATGCCCACAGCACGCAGGCCAAGCCGACATCTAAAGGTGTACAGACCGCCACCGTGGTGGGGCCCGAGGGGGAAGAAGTCCACACCGACGAGTTGGGCCGCATCAAGGTGCAGTTCCACTGGCAGCGGCCAGACGAACACCCCGGCAGCGGCGCCAATCTGGACGACCGCTCCTCCTGCTGGCTGCGCGTGGCCATGCCCAGCGCCGGGGCCGGCTGGGGCCACCAGTTCATCCCGCGCATCGGCCAGGAAGTGCTGGTCGACTTTATCGAAGGCGATATCGACCGCCCGGTGATTGTTGGCGTGCTGTACAACGGCAGCCACGCCACCCCGGCCTTCAGCGGTGCCGGCGCTTTGCCCGCCAACAAGACCCTGTCCGGCATCAAATCCAAAGAACACCAGGGCGGCCAGTACAACGAACTGCTGTTCGACGACACGCCCGGTGAAGTCCGCGCCAAGCTCAGTAGCGAAGCGGGCAAGACCCAGCTCAACCAGGGCTACCTCACCCACCCGCGCAGCAATGGCAAAGCCCAGCCGCGCGGCGAAGGCTTCGAACTACGCACCGACCAGCACGGCGCCATCCGCGCCGGCCACGGCCTGCTCATCAGCACCGAAGCGCAAAACGGCGCATCCGGCAAACAACTGGCGCGCGAACACGCACAAAGCCAGCTCGACGCCGCGCTCAGCCTCAGCCAAAGCCTGGGCGACACCGCCGCCGCGCAACTGGCCGACAGCATGGAAACCGGGCCGGACGCCATCAACCCTGACAACGGCAAAGACGGCAACAAGGACAGCGGCCACCTGCAACACCACGCCGCCGCGCTCAAAGCCTGGGAAGCCGGCAGCAATACCGACAAGGACGGCAAGACGGCAAAAGACCAGGCCGGCCAACAGCCGCTGCTCATCCTGTCCGCCCCGGCCGGCATCGCCAGCCTGACCGAACAAAGCCACACAATCTCTGCCGGAACCAACCTCAACCTCATCGCCCAACGCGACAGCAACCACACCACCGGCCGCCGCTGGCTGCACAACGTCGGCCAGCACATCAGCCTGTTTGTGGCCGGGGTGAAAGACAAAGTGGCGCTGAAGCTGATTGCGGCGAAGGGCAAGGTGCAGGTGCAAGCGCAGAGTGATGCGCTGGAACTGACGGCGGATAAGGAACTGACCATTACATCGGCCAAGGGAGCAGTAACGCTGGCTGCCAAAGAAGAGATTCTACTCACCAGCGGCGGCGGTTATATCCGGTTAAAAGGCGGCAATATCGAAATCCACTGCCCGGGGACGGTGAGCGTGAAGGGGGCGAGTCATGCGCTGAGCGGGCCGGCCAGCCTGAACTACAGGATGCCCACCTTCGGTAAGGTCTATAGCGGCCGCTTCCAGTTGCAAAACCAGAAAACCGGTGAGCCGTTGATTGGCCGGGCGTACTCCATCAAGCAAGCGGGCGGTCGCACCATTAATGGTTACACCGACCAGGAGGGCTGGACAATGACCGCTATGAGTCGGCAACCCGAAGGTATGACCTTGCAGGTCCTGGAAAAGGCCCCATCCAAAACGGAGACCTTGCACTTGGCGGGTGGCGGCCCGCATGAGCTGGAACTTGAAATGCGCGATGACGTTCAGCAAGGATAA
- a CDS encoding IS3 family transposase (programmed frameshift) — MKKRFTEEQIIGFLREAEAGMPVAQLCRKYAFSEASYYLWRNKFGGMNVSEAKRLKELETENARLKKLLAETMLENEIAKEALRKKLVSAPSRRELVRHLVGKGLSERRSLRLADMSPSSFRYQPATDRNVALKAQIIALAQRHRRYGAGMIYLKLRQSGMVVNHKRVDRLYAEAGLQIRRRKRKKIPVADRHPLARPLAANQVWSMDFVFDRTAEGRVIKNLTVVDDATHEAVAIVPERAMGGLHLTRVLDQLAKTRGLPKAIRTDNGKEFCSRVMLSWAHAHGVQLFLIEPGKPNQNAYIESFNGHFRDECLNEHWFTSLRQAQVVIEAWRREYNNERPKKALGGLTPAAYAESFAEKSGKLSLDSKAPCY; from the exons ATGAAGAAACGTTTCACCGAAGAACAGATCATCGGCTTCCTGCGCGAAGCGGAAGCCGGCATGCCCGTTGCACAGTTGTGCCGCAAATACGCCTTCTCAGAAGCCAGCTATTACCTTTGGCGCAACAAATTCGGCGGAATGAATGTCTCCGAGGCCAAGCGTCTCAAGGAGCTGGAAACCGAGAATGCGCGCCTGAAGAAACTCCTGGCCGAGACCATGCTCGAGAACGAGATTGCCAAAGAGGCCTTGCGAAAAAAGT TGGTGAGCGCACCGTCACGGCGGGAGTTGGTGCGCCATCTGGTGGGCAAAGGGCTCAGCGAGCGTCGATCGCTCCGTCTAGCCGACATGAGCCCCAGTTCATTCCGCTACCAACCCGCCACCGACCGTAATGTCGCCTTGAAAGCGCAGATCATCGCGCTCGCGCAACGGCACCGTCGCTACGGTGCTGGCATGATCTATTTGAAGCTGCGGCAGAGCGGCATGGTGGTCAATCACAAGCGGGTGGACCGGCTTTATGCTGAGGCAGGTCTGCAAATTCGCCGGCGTAAGCGCAAGAAAATTCCCGTGGCCGACCGTCATCCACTGGCTCGCCCTTTGGCGGCCAATCAGGTTTGGTCGATGGACTTTGTGTTCGACCGGACGGCGGAGGGGCGTGTCATCAAGAATCTGACGGTGGTCGATGATGCCACGCATGAGGCAGTCGCCATTGTTCCGGAACGTGCGATGGGAGGCCTGCATCTGACCCGCGTCCTTGACCAGTTGGCGAAGACACGTGGCTTGCCCAAAGCCATCAGGACCGATAACGGCAAGGAATTCTGCAGCCGAGTGATGTTGAGCTGGGCCCACGCTCATGGGGTTCAGCTCTTTCTCATCGAGCCGGGCAAGCCCAATCAGAACGCTTACATCGAATCCTTTAATGGGCATTTCCGGGATGAGTGCCTGAACGAACACTGGTTCACCAGCCTGCGCCAGGCCCAGGTTGTCATCGAAGCCTGGCGAAGGGAATACAACAATGAAAGGCCGAAGAAAGCACTGGGTGGTTTGACGCCGGCAGCCTATGCCGAATCATTTGCGGAGAAATCAGGTAAATTAAGCTTGGACTCTAAAGCCCCCTGCTACTGA
- a CDS encoding DUF1484 family protein — translation MNTQLPLSQDLPAAYLALATVQDQLSRLQTLATLPEHAALREPISQLTRLSQTIEHTIADGICTLDRAADCMQCLLDLLNHAEDMPLAANQLAGLLAPLHQQISLARADIGQLL, via the coding sequence ATGAACACCCAGCTCCCGCTCAGCCAAGACCTTCCCGCCGCCTATCTGGCACTGGCCACCGTTCAAGACCAACTCAGCCGCCTGCAAACCCTGGCGACCCTGCCGGAGCACGCCGCGCTGCGCGAACCCATCAGCCAACTGACCCGCCTGAGCCAGACCATCGAGCACACCATTGCTGATGGCATCTGCACGCTGGACCGTGCCGCTGACTGCATGCAATGCCTGCTTGATCTGCTGAACCACGCCGAGGACATGCCGCTGGCAGCCAACCAGCTGGCCGGGCTGTTGGCCCCGCTGCATCAGCAAATCAGCCTCGCCCGCGCCGATATCGGCCAACTCCTGTAA
- a CDS encoding acyltransferase family protein codes for MSLRPSSSVNAGSYRPDIDGLRALAVLAVVLFHIGVPGFGGGFVGVDIFFVISGFLISGLLRQELISQGRIDFKAFYARRFRRLGPALLLMVCVVLLLSYFVLLPDDQNKLGREIRGVALLSANLHFLQHAFDYFNSASDLTVMLHTWSLAVEEQYYLAWPFIMWGLYRLNGRQPDKVARSLPPLLWLIFVASLAYCLWLSYHETPRAFYLMPTRAWEFAAGALLAITPLPAGWKAHAGVASGTGLLLLLGSVLGLNEAMVFPGVIVLLPVLGSVLFLLGGQLNADNAVSRLAARRPWTDIGILSYGFYLWHWPLLALGRYWGLGERSLPRDLLLGGVLALLLSWLSYRYVEQPIRQKKLRAFTATKATLWSGFGMIVGMWLLGNVAMFLLPRAPWSGHQALLQAKGDAMAMHGNCAMPRDGLPLSPVAQCVEGQRNGPVRLLAWGDSHTDHLMPLYETLAQQQHIAILRRVYHGCPPLPDVTPVGEGKLRTWCTNFSRAVRDELPQLKQQGVSGVLMNVRWNGYAVLNKPGENSIAVLAAGQNGMPDSVWNKQVGVAPLDRATSLAVLQQALQRNAAYLQQLGLKLVLVLPEPEMQRSPPECVIRLGAAACNVSRQHAEAERADVVAMLRKVASQASNVRIWDGFDHFCDATTCYASQNGHIRYQDKNHITASMARSMAADFKPVFDWALQPLAKP; via the coding sequence ATGTCTCTTCGTCCTTCCTCCAGCGTGAATGCTGGCAGTTACCGTCCCGATATCGATGGCCTGCGTGCCTTGGCCGTGTTGGCCGTGGTGCTGTTCCACATCGGCGTGCCCGGTTTTGGCGGCGGCTTTGTCGGGGTGGATATCTTTTTCGTCATTTCCGGCTTCCTGATCAGCGGCTTGCTGCGGCAGGAACTCATCAGCCAGGGCCGCATCGACTTCAAGGCCTTCTATGCCCGGCGTTTTCGCCGCCTGGGCCCGGCCTTGCTGCTGATGGTATGCGTGGTGTTGCTGCTGTCCTACTTTGTGCTGCTGCCGGACGACCAGAACAAGCTGGGCCGGGAAATCCGCGGCGTGGCATTGCTGTCGGCCAACCTGCACTTCCTCCAGCATGCGTTTGATTATTTCAATTCCGCGTCCGACCTCACCGTCATGCTGCACACCTGGTCGCTGGCGGTGGAAGAACAATACTATCTGGCCTGGCCCTTCATCATGTGGGGGCTGTACCGCCTGAATGGCCGTCAGCCGGACAAGGTGGCGCGCAGCCTGCCACCCTTGCTGTGGCTGATTTTTGTCGCCTCGCTCGCTTACTGCCTGTGGCTGTCCTATCACGAAACCCCGCGCGCCTTTTACCTGATGCCCACCCGCGCCTGGGAGTTTGCCGCCGGTGCGCTGCTGGCCATCACTCCGCTACCTGCTGGCTGGAAAGCGCATGCTGGCGTAGCCAGTGGCACCGGCTTGCTGCTGTTGCTGGGTTCGGTGCTGGGCCTGAACGAAGCCATGGTGTTTCCCGGCGTCATCGTGCTGTTGCCGGTACTGGGCAGTGTGCTGTTCCTGCTGGGCGGCCAGCTGAATGCGGACAATGCCGTCAGCCGTCTGGCCGCACGTCGGCCCTGGACCGACATCGGCATCCTCTCCTACGGCTTTTACCTGTGGCACTGGCCGCTGCTGGCGCTGGGCCGCTACTGGGGCCTGGGCGAGCGCAGCCTGCCGCGCGACCTGCTGCTGGGCGGCGTACTGGCCTTGTTGCTGTCTTGGCTGAGCTATCGCTATGTCGAGCAGCCCATCCGCCAGAAAAAGCTGCGCGCCTTCACCGCCACCAAGGCCACGCTGTGGAGCGGCTTTGGCATGATCGTGGGCATGTGGCTGCTGGGCAATGTGGCCATGTTCCTGCTGCCACGCGCACCGTGGTCCGGCCATCAGGCACTGTTGCAAGCCAAGGGCGATGCCATGGCCATGCACGGCAATTGCGCCATGCCCAGAGACGGCCTGCCCTTGTCGCCGGTGGCGCAGTGCGTGGAAGGCCAGCGCAATGGCCCGGTCAGGCTGCTGGCCTGGGGCGATTCGCACACCGACCACCTGATGCCGCTGTATGAAACCCTGGCGCAGCAACAGCATATTGCCATCCTGCGTCGGGTGTATCACGGCTGCCCGCCACTGCCGGATGTCACCCCGGTGGGCGAGGGCAAGCTGCGCACCTGGTGTACCAACTTCTCCCGCGCGGTACGGGACGAACTGCCGCAGCTCAAGCAACAGGGCGTCAGCGGTGTGCTGATGAACGTGCGCTGGAACGGCTATGCCGTGCTCAACAAACCGGGTGAAAACAGCATTGCGGTGCTGGCCGCCGGGCAGAACGGCATGCCGGACAGTGTGTGGAACAAACAGGTGGGCGTGGCACCGCTGGACCGTGCCACCTCGCTGGCCGTGCTGCAACAGGCGCTACAGCGCAATGCCGCTTACCTGCAGCAACTGGGGCTGAAGCTGGTGCTGGTGTTGCCGGAGCCGGAAATGCAGCGCTCGCCGCCAGAGTGCGTGATCCGGCTGGGAGCTGCCGCCTGCAATGTCAGCCGCCAGCACGCCGAGGCAGAGCGTGCCGACGTGGTGGCCATGCTGCGCAAGGTGGCCAGTCAGGCGTCCAATGTGCGCATCTGGGATGGTTTCGACCATTTCTGTGATGCCACCACCTGCTACGCCAGCCAGAACGGCCACATCCGCTATCAGGACAAAAACCACATCACCGCCAGCATGGCCCGTTCCATGGCGGCCGATTTCAAACCGGTATTCGACTGGGCTTTGCAGCCGCTGGCCAAACCCTGA
- a CDS encoding Na/Pi cotransporter family protein translates to MVTSILLDLMGGVALLLWGLHMVHSGIVRAFGASLRRVMATVLRTRLQAFLAGLGITALLQSSTATALMLSSFSASGMVELAPALAVMLGANVGTTLIVQLLSFDSSAISPLLLVLGVVAFKRSRDARWRDLGRVAIGLGLMLLSLHLLLTSLAPAENAPLVREILSAITGEPLLTLLLGAVLTWLAHSSVATVLLTMSLAYSGFIPPLAACALILGANLGSALNPFIEGLSSSNPAHRRLPAGNLLTRLAGCALFLPLLEPLLSWLTPLEDNPARLAADFHTLFNVVVALVFLPPIQPLSRLLCRWLPDSKAADDPAQPLYLDTSALDTPSVALACAARETLHMGDIVETMLRESMQVLLGNDRKLALAVSQRDNAVDSLHEAIKLYVVRLTRDSLDEAEGRRAMEIMALSINLEHIGDIIDKNLMELANKKIKHQLQFSREGAQELEAFHRLVIDNLKLSFTVFLTGDVKAARQLLDEKTRVRELEMQAAESHMARLREGRLESLETSSLHLDILRDFKRIHSHLCATAYPALEASGQLRPSRLRQQAVSATPASSDGAGSVHPAPPPSAGAC, encoded by the coding sequence ATGGTGACTTCCATCCTGCTGGACCTGATGGGTGGCGTGGCGCTATTGCTGTGGGGCTTGCACATGGTGCACAGCGGCATCGTGCGCGCCTTTGGTGCCAGCCTGCGCCGGGTGATGGCCACGGTATTGCGCACCCGCCTGCAGGCTTTTCTGGCCGGGCTGGGCATTACCGCGCTGCTGCAAAGCAGTACCGCCACCGCGCTGATGCTGTCGTCCTTCTCGGCCTCCGGCATGGTGGAGCTGGCCCCGGCGCTGGCGGTGATGCTGGGGGCCAATGTCGGCACCACGCTGATTGTGCAGCTGTTGTCGTTTGACTCCTCCGCCATCTCGCCCTTGCTGCTGGTGCTGGGTGTGGTGGCGTTCAAGCGCAGCCGTGATGCACGGTGGCGTGATCTGGGCCGGGTGGCCATTGGCCTGGGCTTGATGCTGTTGTCGCTGCACTTGCTGCTCACCAGCCTGGCCCCGGCGGAAAACGCGCCGCTGGTGCGCGAAATCCTGTCGGCGATTACCGGCGAGCCGCTACTTACCCTGCTGCTGGGCGCAGTGCTGACCTGGCTGGCGCATTCCAGTGTGGCCACGGTCTTGCTCACCATGTCGCTGGCCTATTCCGGCTTCATTCCGCCACTGGCCGCCTGTGCGCTGATTCTGGGGGCCAATCTGGGCAGCGCGCTCAACCCCTTCATCGAAGGCTTGTCCAGCAGCAATCCGGCGCACCGCCGCTTGCCGGCGGGTAATCTGCTCACCCGGCTGGCGGGCTGTGCGCTGTTCCTGCCCTTGCTGGAGCCGCTGCTGAGCTGGCTGACGCCGCTGGAGGACAATCCGGCGCGGCTGGCGGCTGATTTCCACACCCTGTTCAATGTGGTGGTGGCGCTGGTTTTCCTGCCGCCCATCCAGCCCTTGTCGCGCCTGCTGTGCCGCTGGCTGCCGGACAGCAAGGCCGCGGACGACCCGGCCCAGCCGCTGTATCTGGATACCAGCGCGCTGGACACGCCCAGCGTGGCGCTGGCCTGTGCCGCCCGCGAAACCCTGCACATGGGCGATATCGTGGAAACCATGCTGCGCGAATCCATGCAGGTGTTGCTGGGCAATGACCGCAAGCTGGCACTGGCGGTTTCGCAACGCGACAATGCGGTGGACAGCCTGCACGAGGCCATCAAGCTGTACGTGGTACGGCTGACCCGCGACAGCCTGGACGAAGCCGAAGGGCGGCGGGCGATGGAAATCATGGCCTTGTCGATCAATCTGGAGCATATCGGCGACATCATCGACAAGAACCTGATGGAGCTGGCCAACAAGAAGATCAAGCATCAGTTGCAGTTCTCGCGTGAGGGCGCACAGGAGCTGGAGGCCTTTCACCGCCTGGTCATCGACAATCTCAAGCTGTCGTTTACCGTATTCCTCACTGGCGATGTCAAGGCGGCACGCCAGTTGCTGGACGAAAAAACCCGGGTGCGCGAACTGGAAATGCAAGCCGCCGAAAGCCATATGGCGCGGCTGCGCGAAGGCCGGCTGGAAAGCCTGGAAACCAGCTCGCTGCATCTGGATATCCTGCGCGACTTCAAGCGCATCCACTCCCATCTGTGCGCCACCGCCTATCCGGCGCTGGAAGCCAGCGGCCAGCTACGCCCCAGCCGCCTGCGCCAACAGGCGGTGTCCGCCACTCCAGCCAGCAGTGATGGCGCTGGCAGCGTACATCCGGCCCCGCCGCCGTCAGCCGGGGCGTGCTGA
- a CDS encoding formyltransferase family protein encodes MRFAITLTDRFKVLLDLALLAGWQPLKIFTCPLDGKIHDNRLVVEQAARLGIPVQLSPMSEADLAALAAQGCQALLLGSYDWKVPDWRPYLPHAVNFHPSPLPEARGPFPLVRAILEQRSQWGVSCHVVEPRFDSGALLDQQLFALSPDETLATLEWKCQLALEQLGRRVIADFASLWQQARPQGTGSYWPRWSEAERTLNLRGPLDAVLRQLRAFGDINCLAEANGVGFVVHRAHGWLEPHSHTPGTLLRSVDLSMLFAVQDGYLVISEWSVQPPAAISGRRPF; translated from the coding sequence ATGCGCTTTGCCATTACCCTGACCGACCGTTTCAAGGTGCTGCTGGACCTGGCCTTGCTGGCAGGCTGGCAGCCGCTGAAAATCTTCACCTGCCCGCTGGATGGCAAGATCCATGACAACCGGCTGGTGGTGGAACAGGCGGCACGGCTGGGCATTCCCGTGCAACTGTCGCCAATGAGCGAGGCGGATCTGGCCGCACTGGCCGCCCAGGGCTGCCAAGCCCTGCTGCTGGGCAGCTATGACTGGAAAGTGCCGGACTGGCGGCCTTACCTGCCCCATGCGGTGAACTTCCACCCCTCGCCGTTACCGGAGGCGCGCGGGCCGTTTCCGCTGGTGCGCGCCATTCTGGAGCAACGCAGCCAATGGGGGGTGAGCTGCCATGTGGTGGAGCCGCGCTTTGACAGCGGCGCGCTGCTGGATCAGCAACTGTTTGCCCTGAGCCCCGATGAAACCCTGGCCACGCTGGAATGGAAGTGCCAACTGGCACTGGAGCAACTGGGCCGCCGCGTCATCGCGGATTTCGCCAGCTTGTGGCAACAGGCCAGGCCGCAAGGGACTGGCAGCTACTGGCCGCGCTGGAGCGAGGCCGAACGCACGCTGAACCTGCGCGGCCCGCTGGACGCCGTCCTGCGCCAGTTGCGCGCCTTTGGCGATATCAACTGCCTGGCCGAGGCCAATGGCGTGGGCTTTGTGGTGCATCGCGCCCACGGCTGGCTGGAGCCACACAGCCACACGCCCGGCACCCTGCTGCGCAGCGTGGACCTGTCCATGCTGTTTGCCGTGCAGGATGGTTATCTGGTCATCAGCGAATGGAGCGTACAGCCTCCCGCTGCCATCAGCGGCAGAAGGCCGTTCTGA